A stretch of Labrus mixtus chromosome 7, fLabMix1.1, whole genome shotgun sequence DNA encodes these proteins:
- the tbc1d20 gene encoding TBC1 domain family member 20 isoform X2 codes for MAISEGGLLTDEIRCQVWPRLLNVPPSVLDQDPEKVERENNKDYNQVLLDVQRSLRRFPPGMPDEQREGLQEELIDIILVVLKRNPQLHYYQGYHDIVVTFLLVLGERLATALVEKLSTHHLRDFMDPTMDNTKHILNYLMPIIERVNPDVHDFMQQAEVGTVFALSWLITWFGHVLSDFRHVVRLYDFFLACHPLMPIYFAAVIVLYREEEVLECECDMAMVHHLLSQIPQDLPYETLISRAGDLFVQFPPSELAKEAASHESMASSTFKDFDLASTQQRPDSVLRRRRRQRQAALESSAAAAAAAASSAVTQPSTARRFVRLAVMGLTVALGAAALAVVNTALEWAPKLDLFP; via the exons ATGGCTATCAGCGAAGGTGGGCTGCTGACTGATGAGATACGCTGTCAAGTCTGGCCTCGGCTTCTCAACGTGCCCCCCAGCGTCCTGGATCAAGACCCAG AAAAGGTAGAGCGGGAGAATAACAAAGACTACAACCAGGTGTTGCTTGATGTCCAGCGCTCACTGCGGAGGTTCCCCCCTG GAATGCCAGATGAGCAGAGGGAGGGTCTCCAGGAAGAGCTCATTGACATCATCCTCGTAGTTCTGAAACGTAATCCTCAGCTGCACTACTACCAGGGATACCATGACATTGTTGTCACCTTCCTTTTGGTCCTGGGAGAGCGACTTGCAACTGCTCTTGTTGAAAAGCTTTCCACGCATCATCTCAG GGACTTCATGGATCCTACCATggacaacacaaaacacattctaAACTATTTGATGCCCATCATTGAGAGGGTCAACCCTGACGTGCATGACTTCATGCAACA AGCTGAGGTGGGCACAGTCTTTGCTCTTAGTTGGCTGATCACCTGGTTCGGTCACGTCCTGTCAGACTTCCGCCATGTGGTCCGGTTGTATGACTTCTTCCTGGCCTGCCACCCATTGATGCCCATCTACTTTGCTGCTGTG ATCGTACTGtacagagaagaggaggtgttggagtgtgaatgtgacatggcCATGGTTCATCACCTGCTCTCTCAGATTCCTCAGGATCTGCCCTATGAGACCCTCATCAGCAGAGCAGGAGACCTCTTTGTTCAGTTCCCTCCCTCTGAACTGGCCAAAGAGGCTGCCTCACATGAGAG CATGGCGTCATCTACCTTTAAGGACTTTGACCTTGCCTCCACCCAACAGCGACCAGACTCTGTCCTCCGTCGCCGCCGCCGACAGAGACAGGCTGCTCTGGAGagctcagcagcagctgcagcagcagcagcgagctCGGCGGTGACCCAGCCTTCAACTGCACGGCGGTTTGTCCGACTGGCTGTCATGGGCCTGACAGTGGCTTTGGGGGCAGCAGCTCTGGCTGTGGTCAACACTGCCCTGGAGTGGGCCCCCAAGCTGGACTTGTTTCCTTGA
- the tbc1d20 gene encoding TBC1 domain family member 20 isoform X1, with translation MKNSRSAGASSPVNGKKDWDTRRKRKIVDITQALSASPVDVAALRRMAISEGGLLTDEIRCQVWPRLLNVPPSVLDQDPEKVERENNKDYNQVLLDVQRSLRRFPPGMPDEQREGLQEELIDIILVVLKRNPQLHYYQGYHDIVVTFLLVLGERLATALVEKLSTHHLRDFMDPTMDNTKHILNYLMPIIERVNPDVHDFMQQAEVGTVFALSWLITWFGHVLSDFRHVVRLYDFFLACHPLMPIYFAAVIVLYREEEVLECECDMAMVHHLLSQIPQDLPYETLISRAGDLFVQFPPSELAKEAASHESMASSTFKDFDLASTQQRPDSVLRRRRRQRQAALESSAAAAAAAASSAVTQPSTARRFVRLAVMGLTVALGAAALAVVNTALEWAPKLDLFP, from the exons ATGAAGAACTCCAGAAGTGCTGGTGCCTCGTCACCTGTGAACGGGAAAAAAG ACTGGGACACCAGGCGGAAGAGGAAAATTGTGGATATCACACAGGCCCTGAGTGCAAGTCCAGTGGATGTGGCAGCTTTGAGGAGGATGGCTATCAGCGAAGGTGGGCTGCTGACTGATGAGATACGCTGTCAAGTCTGGCCTCGGCTTCTCAACGTGCCCCCCAGCGTCCTGGATCAAGACCCAG AAAAGGTAGAGCGGGAGAATAACAAAGACTACAACCAGGTGTTGCTTGATGTCCAGCGCTCACTGCGGAGGTTCCCCCCTG GAATGCCAGATGAGCAGAGGGAGGGTCTCCAGGAAGAGCTCATTGACATCATCCTCGTAGTTCTGAAACGTAATCCTCAGCTGCACTACTACCAGGGATACCATGACATTGTTGTCACCTTCCTTTTGGTCCTGGGAGAGCGACTTGCAACTGCTCTTGTTGAAAAGCTTTCCACGCATCATCTCAG GGACTTCATGGATCCTACCATggacaacacaaaacacattctaAACTATTTGATGCCCATCATTGAGAGGGTCAACCCTGACGTGCATGACTTCATGCAACA AGCTGAGGTGGGCACAGTCTTTGCTCTTAGTTGGCTGATCACCTGGTTCGGTCACGTCCTGTCAGACTTCCGCCATGTGGTCCGGTTGTATGACTTCTTCCTGGCCTGCCACCCATTGATGCCCATCTACTTTGCTGCTGTG ATCGTACTGtacagagaagaggaggtgttggagtgtgaatgtgacatggcCATGGTTCATCACCTGCTCTCTCAGATTCCTCAGGATCTGCCCTATGAGACCCTCATCAGCAGAGCAGGAGACCTCTTTGTTCAGTTCCCTCCCTCTGAACTGGCCAAAGAGGCTGCCTCACATGAGAG CATGGCGTCATCTACCTTTAAGGACTTTGACCTTGCCTCCACCCAACAGCGACCAGACTCTGTCCTCCGTCGCCGCCGCCGACAGAGACAGGCTGCTCTGGAGagctcagcagcagctgcagcagcagcagcgagctCGGCGGTGACCCAGCCTTCAACTGCACGGCGGTTTGTCCGACTGGCTGTCATGGGCCTGACAGTGGCTTTGGGGGCAGCAGCTCTGGCTGTGGTCAACACTGCCCTGGAGTGGGCCCCCAAGCTGGACTTGTTTCCTTGA
- the tbc1d20 gene encoding TBC1 domain family member 20 isoform X3, which translates to MRYAVKSGLGFSTCPPASWIKTQVERENNKDYNQVLLDVQRSLRRFPPGMPDEQREGLQEELIDIILVVLKRNPQLHYYQGYHDIVVTFLLVLGERLATALVEKLSTHHLRDFMDPTMDNTKHILNYLMPIIERVNPDVHDFMQQAEVGTVFALSWLITWFGHVLSDFRHVVRLYDFFLACHPLMPIYFAAVIVLYREEEVLECECDMAMVHHLLSQIPQDLPYETLISRAGDLFVQFPPSELAKEAASHESMASSTFKDFDLASTQQRPDSVLRRRRRQRQAALESSAAAAAAAASSAVTQPSTARRFVRLAVMGLTVALGAAALAVVNTALEWAPKLDLFP; encoded by the exons ATGAGATACGCTGTCAAGTCTGGCCTCGGCTTCTCAACGTGCCCCCCAGCGTCCTGGATCAAGACCCAG GTAGAGCGGGAGAATAACAAAGACTACAACCAGGTGTTGCTTGATGTCCAGCGCTCACTGCGGAGGTTCCCCCCTG GAATGCCAGATGAGCAGAGGGAGGGTCTCCAGGAAGAGCTCATTGACATCATCCTCGTAGTTCTGAAACGTAATCCTCAGCTGCACTACTACCAGGGATACCATGACATTGTTGTCACCTTCCTTTTGGTCCTGGGAGAGCGACTTGCAACTGCTCTTGTTGAAAAGCTTTCCACGCATCATCTCAG GGACTTCATGGATCCTACCATggacaacacaaaacacattctaAACTATTTGATGCCCATCATTGAGAGGGTCAACCCTGACGTGCATGACTTCATGCAACA AGCTGAGGTGGGCACAGTCTTTGCTCTTAGTTGGCTGATCACCTGGTTCGGTCACGTCCTGTCAGACTTCCGCCATGTGGTCCGGTTGTATGACTTCTTCCTGGCCTGCCACCCATTGATGCCCATCTACTTTGCTGCTGTG ATCGTACTGtacagagaagaggaggtgttggagtgtgaatgtgacatggcCATGGTTCATCACCTGCTCTCTCAGATTCCTCAGGATCTGCCCTATGAGACCCTCATCAGCAGAGCAGGAGACCTCTTTGTTCAGTTCCCTCCCTCTGAACTGGCCAAAGAGGCTGCCTCACATGAGAG CATGGCGTCATCTACCTTTAAGGACTTTGACCTTGCCTCCACCCAACAGCGACCAGACTCTGTCCTCCGTCGCCGCCGCCGACAGAGACAGGCTGCTCTGGAGagctcagcagcagctgcagcagcagcagcgagctCGGCGGTGACCCAGCCTTCAACTGCACGGCGGTTTGTCCGACTGGCTGTCATGGGCCTGACAGTGGCTTTGGGGGCAGCAGCTCTGGCTGTGGTCAACACTGCCCTGGAGTGGGCCCCCAAGCTGGACTTGTTTCCTTGA